Genomic window (Streptomyces sp. NBC_01431):
GCACGACCTTGCCGACCGCCACCCCGAACGCGTCCGCGTCGAGCACCTCGACATCACCGAGCCCGAAGAACTCACGCCCCTGTACGAGCGCCTGGCCGGACAGCGGCTCGACATCCTGTTCGTCAACGCGGGCATCACCGACAAGGGGCAGGCTCCCATCGGAGCCGTCCCCACCCAGGACTTCGTCGATGTCATGGTGACCAACGCGCTCAGCCCCCTGCGCGTCATCGAGGCCCTCGACGACCTGGTCACTCCCGGCGGCCTGATCGGCGTGATGTCCTCGGGCCAGGGCAGCATCACCAACAACACGCGCGGACTGCACGAGCTGTACCGCGGCAGCAAAGCCGCACTCAACATGTTCATGCGCAGCTACGCCGCCCGCCAGACCGACCCCGACCGCGCCCTGCTCCTCATGGCCCCGGGCTGGATCCGCACCGCCCTCGGCGGCGACGACGCCCGGTACACCGTGGAGGAGAGCACCCCGCTCCTCGTGGACGTACTGCTGACCCACCTCGACACGAAGGGCCTGGCATATCTGGACCGCTTCGGCGAGCCCGTCCCCTGGTGACGCCACGAAGCGGCTGTGACATGGACGGACAGGGGCCCCTCCGGACATCGGGTCGGAAGTCAACACCGGCTCTTGACCCTCACGTGTCGTCAGGCTCCCTAGTCGGTGCCGCGGAAGATCACTGGACCGCGGGACGCGTGGCCGAGCTGGCCGGCGTGAGCGTCCGCACGCTGCACCACTACGACGAGTTCGGGCTCGCGCGCCGCGGCGCGACGAGTTGGTACTGCGGAACCTTTGCATAAAACTGCATAGATGCGTATAGTCATGCCATCACCGAGGAGGATGGATTCATGGCAGCGGTACGTGCGGCAGTAGCGGGGGCCAGTGGGTATGCGGGCGGGGAGCTGCTGCGTCTGCTGCTCGGGCACCCTCAGGTCGAGATCGGCGCGCTGACGGCGAACTCCAATGCCGGTCAGCCGCTCGGTTCGCTCCAGCCGCATCTCGTGCCGCTCGCCGGACGCATCCTGGAGCCGACCACCGCCGAGGTGCTGGCCGGGCACGACGTCGTTTTTCTGGCGCTGCCGCACGGGCAGTCCGCGGCCGTCGCCGAGCAGCTCGGCGATGACGTACTGGTCATCGACATGGGCGCCGACTTCCGGTTGCGCGACGGGGGCGACTGGGAGAAGTTCTACGGCTCGGCGCACGCCGGGTCCTGGCCCTACGGGCTGCCCGAACTGCCCGGCGCGCGCGCCGCGTTGGAGTCGACCCGGCGCGTCGCCGTGCCCGGCTGCTACCCGACCGCCGTCTCCCTGGCGCTCTTCCCTGCCTACCTGGGCGGACTCGTGGAGCCCGATGCCGTGATCGTCGCGGCCACCGGCACCTCCGGCGCGGGCAAGGCGCTCAAGCCGCACCTGCTCGGCAGCGAGGTGATGGGCTCGATGTCGCCGTACGGCGTCGGCGGCGGCCACCGGCACACCCCCGAGATGATCCAGAACCTGAGCGCCGTGGCGGGCGAGGCCGTCACGGTGTCCTTCACGCCCACGCTCGCGCCCATGTCCCGCGGCATCCTCGCCACCTGTTCCGCCAAGGCGAAGCCCGGCGTCAGCGCCCAGAGCGTGCGGGCCGCGTACGAGAAGGCCTACGCGGACGAGCCGTTCGTCCACCTGCTCCCCGAGGGGCAGTGGCCCGCCACCGCCTCCGTCTACGGGTCCAACTCCGTTCAGGTGCAGGTGACTTACGACGAGGGCGCCGGGCGCGTCATCGCCATCGGCGCCATCGACAACCTCACCAAGGGCACCGCCGGCGGCGCGGTGCAGAGCATGAACATCGCCCTGGGGTTCGAAGAGACCCTGGGCCTGACGACGATCGGAGTTGCGCCGTGAGCGTGACCGCAGCGAAGGGATTCACGGCGGCGGGCATCGCCGCCGGGATCAAGCAGAACGGCAACCCGGACCTGGCCCTCGTGGTCAACACCGGGCCCCGCCGCGCCGCCGCGGGCGTCTTCACCTCCAACCGCGTCAAGGCCGCGCCGGTCCTGTGGTCCGAGCAGGTACTCAAGGGCGGCGAAGTGAGCGCGGTCGTCCTCAACTCCGGTGGCGCCAACGCCTGTACGGGCCCCAAGGGCTTCCAGGACACCCACGCCACCGCCGAGAAGGTGGCCGAGGTACTCGAAGGGCACAGCGCGGGCGAGGTGGCCGTCGCCTCCACCGGGCTCATCGGCATCCTGCTGCCGATGGACAAGCTCCTTCCCGGCATCGAGCGGGCGGCCGCCGAACTCTCCCCGCACGGCGGTGAAAAGGCCGCCATCGCCATCAAGACCACCGACACCGTGCACAAGACCAGTGTCGTCACGAAGGACGGCTGGACCGTCGGCGGCATGGCCAAGGGTGCGGGCATGCTCGCCCCGGGGCTCGCCACCATGCTCGTCGTACTCACCACCGACGCCGACCTGGATGCGGCCACCCTCGACAAGGCGCTGCGTGACGCGACGCGGCAGACCTTCGACCGGGTCGACTCCGACGGCTGCATGTCCACCAACGACACCGTGCTCCTGCTCGCCTCCGGGGCGTCCCAAGTGGCCCCCGAATACGGCGAGTTCGCCGAAGCCGTGCGGACCGTCTGCGACGATCTGGCCCGCCAGCTCATCGGCGACGCGGAGGGCGCGTCCAAGGACATCCGCATCGAGGTGATCAACGCCGCGACCGAGGACGACGCCGTCGAGGTCGGGCGCTCCATCGCCCGCAACAACCTCCTCAAGTGCGCCATCCACGGCGAGGACCCCAACTGGGGCCGGGTGCTCTCCGCGATCGGCACGACCAGGGCCGCCTTCGACCCCGACCGGCTGAACGTCGCCATCAACGGCGTATGGGTCTGCCGGAACGGCTGCGTCGGCGAGGACCGCGACCTGGTCGACATGCGCTACCGCGAGGTCAAGATCACCGCCGACCTCGCCGCGGGCACCAGTGACCCCGTCGTCATCTGGGCCAACGACCTCACCGCCGACTACGTCCACGAGAACAGCGCGTACAGCTCATGAGCACTCGCAAACACACCGCACTGCCCAAGGTGCAGATCCTCATCGAGGCGCTGCCCTGGCTGACCCGGCACCACGGCAAGACCGTGGTCATCAAATTCGGCGGCAACGCCATGATCGACGAGGAGCTGAAGGCCGCCTTCGCCCAGGACGTGGTGTTCCTGCGCCAGTCCGGCCTCAAGCCCGTCGTCGTGCACGGCGGCGGACCGCAGATCAGCGCCCAGCTCGACAAACACGGCCTGGTCAGCGAG
Coding sequences:
- a CDS encoding SDR family oxidoreductase, yielding MSQPTTDQHTPTALIAGASRGLGCAMAAELADRGWWVIGTVRGTTRTPLHDLADRHPERVRVEHLDITEPEELTPLYERLAGQRLDILFVNAGITDKGQAPIGAVPTQDFVDVMVTNALSPLRVIEALDDLVTPGGLIGVMSSGQGSITNNTRGLHELYRGSKAALNMFMRSYAARQTDPDRALLLMAPGWIRTALGGDDARYTVEESTPLLVDVLLTHLDTKGLAYLDRFGEPVPW
- the argC gene encoding N-acetyl-gamma-glutamyl-phosphate reductase; the encoded protein is MAAVRAAVAGASGYAGGELLRLLLGHPQVEIGALTANSNAGQPLGSLQPHLVPLAGRILEPTTAEVLAGHDVVFLALPHGQSAAVAEQLGDDVLVIDMGADFRLRDGGDWEKFYGSAHAGSWPYGLPELPGARAALESTRRVAVPGCYPTAVSLALFPAYLGGLVEPDAVIVAATGTSGAGKALKPHLLGSEVMGSMSPYGVGGGHRHTPEMIQNLSAVAGEAVTVSFTPTLAPMSRGILATCSAKAKPGVSAQSVRAAYEKAYADEPFVHLLPEGQWPATASVYGSNSVQVQVTYDEGAGRVIAIGAIDNLTKGTAGGAVQSMNIALGFEETLGLTTIGVAP
- the argJ gene encoding bifunctional glutamate N-acetyltransferase/amino-acid acetyltransferase ArgJ, which encodes MSVTAAKGFTAAGIAAGIKQNGNPDLALVVNTGPRRAAAGVFTSNRVKAAPVLWSEQVLKGGEVSAVVLNSGGANACTGPKGFQDTHATAEKVAEVLEGHSAGEVAVASTGLIGILLPMDKLLPGIERAAAELSPHGGEKAAIAIKTTDTVHKTSVVTKDGWTVGGMAKGAGMLAPGLATMLVVLTTDADLDAATLDKALRDATRQTFDRVDSDGCMSTNDTVLLLASGASQVAPEYGEFAEAVRTVCDDLARQLIGDAEGASKDIRIEVINAATEDDAVEVGRSIARNNLLKCAIHGEDPNWGRVLSAIGTTRAAFDPDRLNVAINGVWVCRNGCVGEDRDLVDMRYREVKITADLAAGTSDPVVIWANDLTADYVHENSAYSS